One Armatimonadota bacterium genomic window, GAGTGGGGCGCCAAGCCTCCCATCGCGCCGTGGCGGGAGCACATCCCTTCTCGCATCACCATTCACCACGCCGGAGTGCCCACCGACCTAACCCGGACGCTACCGCAGAAGCTGCGAGCCTTGCAGGCGTTCAGCCAGCGGCAAGATAAGCTTGCGGGCGGAAAGGACAAGCCGCCCTGGCCGGATATCCCCTACCACTGGTACATCGGGCGCGATGGGACGATCGCCGAGTGCCGCGATCCCAAGCTGGCAGGTGACACCAACACCGAATATGACCCCACAGGCCACCTGCTGATCTGTTTGGAGGGAAATCTGGAAGAGGAAGAGCCGAGTGGAGCGCAAATCCGCTCCCTGGATGCGATGGTGGTCCACCTCGCGGCCAAGTATCACGTGCCGCCGTCGAAGGTTGGGGCCCACAAGGACTTCGCCCAAACGACTTGCCCAGGCAAGAACCTCACCCCAGAAATCGCGAAGGTGCGAGCCCGGCTCGAGCTCAGGGCTTTGAGTTCGGGGCGGTCATAGGGGTTTGCCCGCCGGCTCCAAACCGCCACCCTGAGCCACATCCTTCGCGAACGGTTTCTCGCGGTCTGCCGCGAACGAAGTCGCCAGAAAGAAAAGCTTGGCCGCGTTGGTCAGCTTCTCAAAGTTGATCTTGTCCACGGTGTCGGTCGGGCGGTGGTAGTCCGGGTGGAATCCGTCGAAGAGGAACGCGATCGGAATGCCTTTGGCCGCGAAGTTGTAGTGGTCGCTCCGGGTGTAGACGTCCTCGGCGTCGTACTTGAACTTGAAGTTGACGTACTTGGTGTTCAGATCCTGGATCATCGCATCGAGCTCGGTGGAGATGCGCTTGCTGCCGACCAGCCGAATCGTGTCGTGGTTCTCCTCAAGCTTGTCCACTCGGTTGCGATCGCCATTCTGGACGCCCTCGGAGTCGCGCCCCACCATGTCCATCTGGAACTCGGCGATCATCTTGTCCAGCGGGACCATCGGGTTGTTCGCCAGGTAGCGCGACCCGATCAAGCCCATTTCCTCAGCGCAAAACAGCATGAACAGAATGCTTCGCTTGGGCTTGATGCCGCTGTCGCGATAGGCCTTGGCGACCAGCATGACCGCCGTCGAACCGGACCCGTCGTCATCTGCGCCCGGATAGACGACGCCCTGGGCGTTGACCCCCATGTGGTCCAGATGCCCGCCGATACCCACGAATTCGGCCTTCAGCGTCGGATCAGAGCCCTCGATCATCCCGACCACGTTTGGCACCCCAAACTCTTGCGTCTCAGACTTGGCCAAGACATGAATCTGCTTGTTGCCGCTTGACGACTTCTCGCCCTCAGCCGCAGCCTCATCGATGACGGTCATTAGAGGGTCCACCCCGACCGCCTGGGCCAGCGCCTTGGCTTCTGCCGGGGTTAGGTCGGCGCGAAGCTGGCTGGCGAAGGGGCTGTTGCTCGGCCGGTTGGCCGAGGAGCCTCCAGTGCGTCCGCCCTGAAGAGGTCTGGCGTTGCTCCATGCACCAGCCGGCCCGGCTTTCGGGTTGATGGTGAAAACGGCGATGGCGTCGCTGATGCGAAGCTGGCTTCGGAGCCCGGTGTTGTCGGAGGATGCCGCGACCACGACGATCTTGTCCTTCAGGGCGTCGGTCGAGTCCATCGTCTTCTTCGAGCCGGTCACTTGAACGAAGACAACGTCTGCCGACTTATCGAAGTCGGCTACGCTACCGGTGACCCTCAGCCCCTGGATCCTGGTGGCTCCCGCGTCGATGCCACTTTGCAGCGGATCCACCCTTGACCTCGAAAAGGGCACATTCTGGAAGTAGGTTCCGTTGTCGCCCATCGGCTTCAGGCCGTACTCTTTGAAGCGCGCCGCGGAGAAGTTCGCAGCCTTCTGATAGCCGTCCTGGCCCGAGCCGCGCCCTTGGCACTCGGGTCCCGCGAGATAGCTCAGAATCGCCTTGCCTGCGTCCATAGTGATGGCGTCAAACCCCTTCTTGAACTTATCCGGAACGGGCTGCGAGCCAGGGTACTGGGCAAGCAGCGTGGCGGAGAGGCACAGGCTGAAGCCGACGACTAAGGGGGCGCGGACAAGACGCATAGCCCTAACTACTTCGAATCTGGGCCCAAAGATTCCTTTTGGCACAGGACTTTCGGACCGTTGGGCCGGCTATTTCTGCCCTAAGAGCGCCTCAACGACCGGATCGAGCGACTCGACGATCATATCGGGTTCGGGTGTGCCTGGCGGGAGGTCTTCCAGCCGTGCGCCCTCACCGTTGCGGCTGGGAGGAACGTCGGACTCCCTACGGACCCAGACGGTCTTCCACCCCGCCCTGATGGCGGGAAGGATGTCGTGGGCGAAGCTGTTGCCGATGAAAAGGCACTCGCGGGAGGAACATCCCGACTCGCGCTCGGCCAGACGGAAAATCTCCTCAAGGGGCTTGCCGAAGCCGAGCTCACCCTCGATCAGGATGCTCTGGAACCTGGGTTCGAGGCCAAGGTCGACGACCTCCTCGCGCTGAACGTCGGCCGGGCCGTTGGTGATCATCCCGAGATAGAAGCGCCCTTCGAGCTTGTCGAGAGCGGGGAGGGCATCGTCGAAGAGTTGGAGAGCCGATCGGCGCTGGACAGCGTAGAAGTCACCGACTTCGCGCGCGAGCTTTGGATCGTCAATGCCGGCCGCGAGGTAGGTGAGCCGCATGAGCTCCGTTCTTGTGGGTTCCCCGGATTTCAAATAGGGCTCGTACCAGGGGGTCTTCTTGATCCCGTGGCAATAGCCGTCGAACTCGCGCGACCAAAGGGCGATCATGCTTTCGGCGGAATGGCCCTCGGGGGCAAAGCGCTCAAAGGTGATCCCCAGCGCCTGTTTGGCGGCCTCCCAATAGGCGCACAGTGTGTCATCAAGGTCGAAGAAGACGGCTTTGATCTCTCGCATCTTCGAGCTCACCGATGTGACCTTCTTTCCTCGTTCACTTCTCTGCCCTCCCGTTCCGTGCTCTCACGCTGAGGACGCAGAGGATTCGCAGAGGACGCGGTGGGTGTCGATTGTGCTATTGGCGGCTCGGGCAGTTTGTTGACGATGCGTTTGATCCCGTCCGTGAGCTTTGGCACGTTGAAGTTGATCAAGAGCCCTACTCGCTTGTCTGCCAGCCGAAGATAGGTGAGGAGCTGGCAAAAGTGGATGTGGGCGAGAGCCTCGACCGACTTGATCTCGACAATCACCTTTCCTTCCACGATCAGATCGCACCGAAAGCCCTCTGCAAGCTTGACGTCCTCATAGACCACGGGAATCCCTCGCTGGGTCTCAACGTCAAAACCCCGCCTGTCAAGCTCAAACGCCAGCAGCGCTTCGTAGACGCTTTCATAAAGTCCGGGCCCAACGGCTGAATGAACCGTGATCGCCGCGTCGATGATCTCGCGGGTTATCTCGTTCTCGGTCAATGGACTATCACCCTTTGCGTCTCTGCGTTCTCTCTGCGTTCTCTGTGTGAAAGCCCCCTCCTTCCCAAGCTGTTCACCACGGGACTGGCCCAGGAGTTCGAGAGCGTGCACTTCACCTGCTCCCCATGGCCGCCCTGACTTCATCCATCGTCTTCGCCGCGAATTCGCGCGCTTCGGCGGCGCCCTTCGTCAGGATGGCCTCGATGTCGCTGTCGGTGATAGAGTTTCGGCGCTCGCGGATGGGCCGCAGGTACTCGTTGATCGCCTCGGTCAGCTCACGCTTGTTTTGCACACACCCGCGGACCCCTTCACGATCCTCCTCCCACTGAACCTGCCAATCCTTGGAATACAGCCGCAGGTACTGGCACACCGCGCAGCCCTCGGGCACTCCCGGGTCGGTCTTTCGCATCTTCGTCGGGGTCGTGAAGGCGCTTTGGATCTTTTTGGCGGTCTCCTCCGGGGTGTCGTTCAAATAGATGCAGTTGTTGTAGGACTTGGACATCTTCCTGAGCTGCCCGTTCTCGTCCGCGTCCAGACCGGGCACCTTGGCCCTAAGTTCATCCTTCGGGATGATGTTCACGAACTCCGGGAACACCTCGCCGTACAGGTGGTTGAACCTTCGCCCGATCTCTCGGGAGATTTCAAGATGCGGCGCCTGGTCCTTTCCGACAGGCACACCATAGGGCTTATAGAGCAGGATGTCGGCGGCCTGGAGCACGGGATAGCCCAAGAGGCCGTAGGGCTCCGTCTCGGCTTGAAGCTGCTGGCGCTTCTCCTTGAACGTCGGCACCCGCTCCAGCCAACCCAGCGGGGTGACCATGCTGAGCAGAAGGTGAAGCTCGGCGTGCTCCTTGACGTGCGACTGGATGAAGATGGAGGAGCGATCCGGGTCGATCCCGGCGGCCACATAGTCTTTGGCGACCTCGCGGGCGTTGCCGGCGATCTCGCTCGGGTTCTCGAACATCGTCGTCAGGGAGTGCCAGTCCACCACACAGCAATAGAGCTTGTTGTCCTGCTGAAGCTCCACCCAGTTGCGAAGGGCGCCCTCATAGTTGCCCAGGTGCAGCCGCGAGTTGGTGGGCTGCATGCCGCTGAGGATCCGCCGTTTTTCGCTCATGGGATGCCTACAAGGAAGGAGAAGATCCGTTCCGTCATCGGGAAGAGCACCAAGCGCAAAAAGTTGAGTTCACGGTTGAACTGCCCAATCAACACCAGGCCGATAAACAGAAAGCCCCCAACCTGGCGGTTCCACATGTACCACCGGATGCGCATGGGCTCGGGCATGAAAGCCCCGACCAGCCAGTGCCCGTCCAGCGGACCAAGGGGAATCAGGTTGAACAGGCATAGGCTGACGTTGATCAGCACGCCCATCACCAGCAGCAAATAGACCACGGGCAGCCCGCCGCTTGCGGCGTGCATCGCCGCACCCTCGCGTACCCCGTCCATCTGGTTCACCAGCCGGAGCGCGATCGCGTAGACCACCGCCTGAAGCAGGTTCGACGCAGGCCCCGCAGCCACAGATGCGAAATGGTCCCACCTGGGGTTTCGCATCTTCGTAGGGTTCACCTGCACAGGTCTTCCCCACCCGATGCCAAACCCGGTGAGCGTGGTGAACACCATCATCATGGTGCCCATCGGGTCGAGGTGCGCGAGCGGGTTCAGGGTCACGCGCCCTTGCAGCCGGGGAGTGGGGTCGCCGGCGGCATCGGCCATTTTCGCATGGGCGAACTCGTGGATGCTTATCGCGAAAATCAGCACGAGGATCGTGACGAAGAAGAAAACAGGGTCTACGTTCATCGTTTGGCCCCAAGATCCGAGGGGATCACTTCCCTTGCGCCCATCTCCTCGAACGACTCGCGCTTTTGAACCAGCGCGAACGATCCGTCCTTCCGAACCAGCACCGTCGCGGGTCTTGGGTAGCGGTTGTAGTTGCTCGCCATCGAGGAACTGTAGG contains:
- a CDS encoding site-2 protease family protein, with translation MNVDPVFFFVTILVLIFAISIHEFAHAKMADAAGDPTPRLQGRVTLNPLAHLDPMGTMMMVFTTLTGFGIGWGRPVQVNPTKMRNPRWDHFASVAAGPASNLLQAVVYAIALRLVNQMDGVREGAAMHAASGGLPVVYLLLVMGVLINVSLCLFNLIPLGPLDGHWLVGAFMPEPMRIRWYMWNRQVGGFLFIGLVLIGQFNRELNFLRLVLFPMTERIFSFLVGIP
- the trpS gene encoding tryptophan--tRNA ligase translates to MSEKRRILSGMQPTNSRLHLGNYEGALRNWVELQQDNKLYCCVVDWHSLTTMFENPSEIAGNAREVAKDYVAAGIDPDRSSIFIQSHVKEHAELHLLLSMVTPLGWLERVPTFKEKRQQLQAETEPYGLLGYPVLQAADILLYKPYGVPVGKDQAPHLEISREIGRRFNHLYGEVFPEFVNIIPKDELRAKVPGLDADENGQLRKMSKSYNNCIYLNDTPEETAKKIQSAFTTPTKMRKTDPGVPEGCAVCQYLRLYSKDWQVQWEEDREGVRGCVQNKRELTEAINEYLRPIRERRNSITDSDIEAILTKGAAEAREFAAKTMDEVRAAMGSR
- a CDS encoding GxxExxY protein, yielding MTENEITREIIDAAITVHSAVGPGLYESVYEALLAFELDRRGFDVETQRGIPVVYEDVKLAEGFRCDLIVEGKVIVEIKSVEALAHIHFCQLLTYLRLADKRVGLLINFNVPKLTDGIKRIVNKLPEPPIAQSTPTASSANPLRPQRESTEREGREVNEERRSHR
- a CDS encoding HAD family hydrolase, which codes for MSSKMREIKAVFFDLDDTLCAYWEAAKQALGITFERFAPEGHSAESMIALWSREFDGYCHGIKKTPWYEPYLKSGEPTRTELMRLTYLAAGIDDPKLAREVGDFYAVQRRSALQLFDDALPALDKLEGRFYLGMITNGPADVQREEVVDLGLEPRFQSILIEGELGFGKPLEEIFRLAERESGCSSRECLFIGNSFAHDILPAIRAGWKTVWVRRESDVPPSRNGEGARLEDLPPGTPEPDMIVESLDPVVEALLGQK
- a CDS encoding M20/M25/M40 family metallo-hydrolase; amino-acid sequence: MRLVRAPLVVGFSLCLSATLLAQYPGSQPVPDKFKKGFDAITMDAGKAILSYLAGPECQGRGSGQDGYQKAANFSAARFKEYGLKPMGDNGTYFQNVPFSRSRVDPLQSGIDAGATRIQGLRVTGSVADFDKSADVVFVQVTGSKKTMDSTDALKDKIVVVAASSDNTGLRSQLRISDAIAVFTINPKAGPAGAWSNARPLQGGRTGGSSANRPSNSPFASQLRADLTPAEAKALAQAVGVDPLMTVIDEAAAEGEKSSSGNKQIHVLAKSETQEFGVPNVVGMIEGSDPTLKAEFVGIGGHLDHMGVNAQGVVYPGADDDGSGSTAVMLVAKAYRDSGIKPKRSILFMLFCAEEMGLIGSRYLANNPMVPLDKMIAEFQMDMVGRDSEGVQNGDRNRVDKLEENHDTIRLVGSKRISTELDAMIQDLNTKYVNFKFKYDAEDVYTRSDHYNFAAKGIPIAFLFDGFHPDYHRPTDTVDKINFEKLTNAAKLFFLATSFAADREKPFAKDVAQGGGLEPAGKPL
- a CDS encoding N-acetylmuramoyl-L-alanine amidase, whose protein sequence is MLATLILTVALGDALLSSPPQKAPSILARAEWGAKPPIAPWREHIPSRITIHHAGVPTDLTRTLPQKLRALQAFSQRQDKLAGGKDKPPWPDIPYHWYIGRDGTIAECRDPKLAGDTNTEYDPTGHLLICLEGNLEEEEPSGAQIRSLDAMVVHLAAKYHVPPSKVGAHKDFAQTTCPGKNLTPEIAKVRARLELRALSSGRS